A window of the Mesorhizobium opportunistum WSM2075 genome harbors these coding sequences:
- a CDS encoding O-succinylhomoserine sulfhydrylase, whose protein sequence is MSNKKRDWKPQTALVHGGTLRSQFGETSEAMYLTQGYVYETAQAAEARFKGEEPGFIYSRYANPTVDMFEKRMCALEGAEDARATASGMAAVTAALLCSVKAGDHIVAARALFGSCRWVVETLAPRYGIEATLVDGTDIANWEKAVKPNTKLFFLESPTNPTLEVVDISAVAALANSIGARLVVDNVFATPLQQKPLQLGAHIVVYSATKHIDGQGRCLGGVILSDKKWIDENLHDYFRHTGPSLSPFNAWTLLKGLETLPVRVRQQTESAGRIADFLAGQPQIARVIYPGRADHPQADIVKKQMSGGSTLICLDVKGGKQAAFALQNALDIVLISNNLGDAKSLITHPATTTHKNLSDEARTELGIGPGTLRLSVGLEDTDDLLEDIAQALRAAK, encoded by the coding sequence ATGAGCAACAAGAAGCGCGACTGGAAGCCACAGACAGCCCTCGTTCACGGCGGAACCCTGCGTTCCCAATTCGGCGAGACGTCGGAAGCAATGTACCTCACGCAGGGCTATGTCTACGAGACGGCGCAGGCGGCGGAGGCCCGTTTCAAGGGCGAGGAACCAGGCTTCATCTATTCGCGCTACGCCAATCCGACCGTCGACATGTTCGAAAAGCGCATGTGTGCGCTGGAGGGCGCCGAGGATGCGCGCGCCACGGCGTCGGGCATGGCGGCGGTGACGGCGGCGCTCTTGTGCAGCGTCAAGGCCGGCGACCATATCGTTGCGGCGCGCGCGCTGTTCGGCTCCTGCCGCTGGGTGGTCGAGACGCTGGCGCCGCGATATGGCATCGAAGCGACGCTGGTCGACGGCACCGACATCGCCAACTGGGAAAAGGCTGTCAAGCCCAACACCAAGCTGTTCTTCCTGGAAAGCCCGACCAACCCGACGCTGGAAGTGGTCGACATATCAGCCGTCGCGGCACTTGCCAATTCAATCGGTGCGCGGCTCGTCGTCGACAATGTCTTCGCCACGCCCCTGCAGCAGAAGCCGCTGCAGCTCGGCGCCCACATTGTCGTCTATTCGGCCACCAAGCACATCGACGGCCAGGGGCGTTGCCTGGGTGGCGTTATCCTGTCGGACAAGAAGTGGATCGACGAGAACCTGCACGACTATTTCCGCCACACCGGCCCCAGCCTGTCGCCGTTCAATGCCTGGACGCTGCTGAAGGGACTGGAGACGCTGCCGGTGCGCGTGCGCCAGCAGACGGAAAGCGCCGGCAGGATCGCCGATTTCCTCGCCGGGCAGCCGCAGATCGCCCGCGTCATCTATCCCGGCCGCGCCGACCACCCGCAGGCGGATATCGTCAAGAAGCAGATGTCCGGCGGCTCGACGCTGATCTGCCTCGACGTCAAGGGCGGCAAGCAGGCGGCCTTCGCCTTGCAGAATGCGCTGGACATCGTTCTGATCTCGAACAATCTCGGCGATGCCAAGAGCCTGATCACCCATCCGGCGACGACGACGCACAAGAATTTGAGCGACGAGGCCCGGACCGAACTTGGCATCGGGCCAGGTACGCTCAGGCTGTCGGTCGGCCTGGAGGATACCGACGACCTTCTGGAAGACATCGCGCAGGCGTTGAGGGCAGCCAAATAG
- a CDS encoding ceramide glucosyltransferase, whose translation MELTLIAASLSTALILSNAASISLAASQLKRRTTIAPPGGKSQPVSIVIPSRGVEPFTHETLERAFSLDWPRYELIFCVAHADDPVVKLINRAIARFPKVPARLLIGDDRVSANPKLNNCVKGWEAARHNWVVLADSNVLMPRDYIQHLMAAWRADTGLVCSTPIGSRPDGFWAEVECAFLNTLQARWQYAGEALGLGFAQGKSMLWNKPMLDASGGIRALAAEIAEDAAATKLVNGLGLRVNLVASPFEQPLGRRRLGEIWSRQARWARLRRVTFPLFFTPEVLTGAVVPLALALVAAASAGFSLWATALAVLAAFYLPECALAWSKGWYLSPRMVAAIMVRDLILPAMWTRGWLGGAVDWRGNAMTIRTKAAELEETPSSA comes from the coding sequence ATGGAACTCACTCTCATAGCCGCCTCGCTTTCGACTGCTCTCATTCTCTCAAACGCCGCCAGCATTTCGCTTGCCGCTTCACAGCTGAAGCGGCGAACCACGATCGCCCCGCCCGGCGGCAAATCGCAGCCGGTGTCGATTGTCATACCATCGCGTGGTGTCGAGCCGTTCACGCACGAGACACTGGAACGCGCCTTCTCGCTCGACTGGCCGCGCTACGAGCTGATCTTCTGCGTCGCCCATGCCGACGATCCGGTCGTCAAACTGATAAACAGGGCGATTGCCCGGTTTCCCAAAGTGCCAGCCCGGCTTTTGATCGGGGACGACCGCGTCAGCGCCAATCCCAAACTCAACAACTGCGTCAAGGGCTGGGAAGCGGCGCGCCACAACTGGGTCGTTCTTGCAGACTCCAACGTGCTGATGCCCAGGGACTACATCCAGCATTTGATGGCGGCGTGGCGAGCCGATACCGGCCTTGTCTGCTCGACGCCAATCGGCTCGCGTCCCGACGGTTTTTGGGCCGAGGTCGAATGCGCCTTTCTCAACACGCTGCAGGCCCGCTGGCAATATGCCGGCGAGGCGCTCGGCCTTGGCTTTGCCCAGGGCAAGAGCATGCTGTGGAACAAGCCGATGCTGGATGCCAGCGGCGGCATTCGCGCGCTGGCGGCCGAGATCGCCGAGGACGCCGCCGCGACCAAGCTGGTGAACGGCCTCGGCCTGCGCGTCAATCTCGTCGCTTCGCCCTTCGAGCAGCCGCTCGGCCGGCGCAGGCTTGGCGAGATCTGGTCGCGCCAGGCCCGCTGGGCGCGCCTGCGCCGTGTCACCTTCCCGCTGTTCTTCACGCCCGAAGTCCTGACTGGCGCTGTGGTGCCGCTGGCGCTTGCGCTGGTCGCGGCGGCGAGCGCCGGCTTCAGCCTCTGGGCGACCGCGCTTGCCGTGTTGGCGGCCTTCTATCTTCCGGAGTGCGCTCTGGCCTGGTCCAAGGGCTGGTACCTGTCGCCGCGCATGGTCGCGGCAATCATGGTGCGCGACCTGATCCTGCCGGCGATGTGGACGCGCGGCTGGCTCGGCGGCGCCGTCGACTGGCGCGGCAACGCGATGACCATCCGCACCAAGGCGGCAGAACTGGAGGAGACGCCGTCAAGCGCCTGA
- the apaG gene encoding Co2+/Mg2+ efflux protein ApaG yields the protein MYRAVTRNIEVQVRPFYLEDRSDPSENRYVWGYQITIDNQSDEFVQLLSRYWHITDGTGRVEEVSGPGVVGDQPELNPGDSYQYTSGCPLSTPSGIMVGRYTMRNKRGETFDIAIPAFSLDLPGTRRTVN from the coding sequence ATGTATCGCGCCGTCACGCGCAACATCGAAGTGCAGGTCAGGCCGTTCTATCTCGAGGACCGCTCGGATCCTTCGGAGAACCGCTATGTCTGGGGCTATCAGATAACGATCGACAATCAGTCGGACGAGTTCGTGCAGCTTCTATCGCGTTATTGGCACATCACCGACGGCACCGGCCGGGTCGAGGAAGTGAGTGGGCCGGGCGTCGTCGGCGACCAGCCTGAACTCAATCCCGGCGACAGCTATCAGTATACGTCCGGCTGCCCGCTCTCGACCCCGTCAGGGATCATGGTCGGCCGCTACACGATGCGCAACAAGCGCGGCGAGACCTTCGACATCGCCATCCCGGCATTTTCGCTCGACCTGCCGGGGACCAGGCGGACGGTGAATTAG
- a CDS encoding Hsp33 family molecular chaperone: MAAPRSFVMLETYQVTEHHPKLGEFGYAGDDHVVPFEVGPLDVRGRTVQLGPMLDAILSRHDYPEPVARLLAEACVLTVLLGTSLKFEGKFILQTRTDGPVDMLVADFSTPSALRAYARFDADRLEALVAVGETSQQTLLGSGVLALTIDQGAHTQRYQGIVQLDGETLEDAARTYFRQSEQIPTDIRLSVAKLLTPGPGGAREQWRAGGILAQFLPQSPERMRVPDLPGGDGDPREEIHDPADNSWQELLALLGTIEPTELIDPTIGAERLLYRLFHEHGVRVFGGVPVADQCSCSRDKIRGILEGFSAQEIKDSTEDGGIHVACEFCSKQYDFDPAEFAAQ, from the coding sequence ATGGCCGCGCCCCGGAGCTTTGTCATGTTGGAAACGTATCAAGTGACTGAACACCACCCCAAACTCGGCGAGTTCGGCTACGCCGGCGACGATCACGTCGTGCCCTTCGAGGTCGGCCCGCTCGACGTGCGTGGCCGCACGGTCCAGCTCGGGCCGATGCTCGACGCCATCCTGAGCCGCCACGATTATCCCGAGCCGGTCGCCCGCCTGCTGGCGGAAGCCTGTGTGCTGACGGTGCTGCTCGGCACTTCGCTCAAGTTCGAGGGCAAGTTCATCCTGCAGACCCGCACCGACGGGCCGGTCGACATGCTGGTGGCGGACTTCTCCACGCCCTCTGCCCTGCGCGCCTATGCGCGCTTCGACGCCGATCGGCTCGAGGCTTTGGTCGCGGTCGGCGAGACATCGCAGCAGACGCTGCTCGGCAGCGGCGTTCTGGCGCTGACCATCGACCAGGGCGCCCACACGCAGCGCTATCAGGGCATCGTTCAGCTCGACGGCGAAACGCTGGAAGACGCGGCGCGCACCTATTTCCGCCAGTCGGAACAGATCCCGACCGATATCAGGCTCTCGGTGGCCAAGCTGTTGACGCCCGGCCCTGGCGGCGCGCGCGAGCAGTGGCGTGCCGGCGGCATCCTGGCGCAGTTCCTGCCGCAATCGCCCGAGCGCATGCGCGTTCCGGACCTGCCCGGCGGCGATGGCGATCCGCGCGAGGAGATCCATGATCCGGCCGACAATTCCTGGCAGGAATTGCTGGCGCTGCTCGGCACCATCGAGCCGACCGAACTCATCGATCCGACGATCGGCGCCGAACGGCTGCTCTATCGCCTGTTCCATGAGCATGGCGTGCGCGTCTTCGGCGGCGTTCCCGTCGCCGACCAGTGCTCATGCTCGCGCGACAAGATCCGCGGCATCCTCGAGGGCTTCTCCGCGCAGGAGATCAAGGACAGCACCGAGGATGGCGGCATCCACGTCGCCTGCGAGTTCTGCTCGAAGCAATATGACTTCGACCCGGCGGAATTCGCGGCGCAATGA
- the argF gene encoding ornithine carbamoyltransferase codes for MSLRHFTDLSAVSEGDLRFMLTDAVARKERLKAGERSKPLEGKVLAMIFDKPSTRTRVSFDVGMRQLGGETIMLTGTEMQLGRSETIADTAKVLSRYVDAIMIRTTSHERLLELTENATIPVINGLTDDTHPCQLMADIMTFEEHRGPVAGKTIAWTGDGNNVLHSLLEASARFRFNLNVAVPEGSEPAQKHIDWSQANGGKLHFTRSPEEAVDQADCIVTDCWVSMGQEHRARGHNVFSPYQVNAKLMARAKPDALFMHCLPAHRGEEVTDEVIDGPHSVVFDEAENRLHAQKAVLAWCLGA; via the coding sequence ATGTCACTTCGCCACTTCACCGATCTTTCCGCCGTTTCCGAAGGCGATTTGCGCTTCATGCTGACCGATGCGGTGGCGCGCAAGGAGCGCCTCAAGGCCGGCGAGCGCTCGAAGCCGCTCGAAGGCAAGGTGCTGGCCATGATCTTCGACAAGCCGTCGACGCGCACGCGGGTGTCCTTCGACGTCGGCATGCGCCAGCTTGGCGGCGAGACCATCATGCTGACCGGCACCGAGATGCAGCTCGGCCGTTCCGAGACCATCGCCGACACCGCCAAGGTGCTGTCGCGCTATGTCGACGCCATCATGATCCGCACCACCTCGCACGAACGGCTGCTGGAGCTGACCGAGAACGCCACCATTCCGGTCATCAACGGGCTGACCGACGATACCCATCCCTGCCAGCTGATGGCCGACATCATGACCTTCGAGGAGCATCGCGGTCCGGTTGCCGGCAAGACCATTGCCTGGACCGGCGACGGCAACAACGTGCTGCATTCGCTGCTCGAGGCGTCGGCGCGGTTTCGCTTCAACCTCAACGTCGCCGTGCCCGAAGGCAGCGAGCCGGCGCAGAAGCATATCGACTGGTCGCAGGCGAATGGCGGCAAGCTGCACTTCACCCGCTCGCCCGAGGAGGCCGTCGACCAGGCCGACTGCATCGTCACCGATTGCTGGGTGTCGATGGGGCAGGAGCACCGCGCCCGTGGCCACAACGTGTTCTCGCCCTATCAGGTCAATGCCAAGCTGATGGCCAGGGCGAAGCCCGACGCATTGTTCATGCACTGCCTGCCTGCTCATCGCGGCGAGGAAGTGACCGACGAAGTCATCGACGGCCCGCATTCGGTGGTCTTCGACGAGGCCGAGAACAGGCTCCACGCCCAGAAGGCCGTGCTTGCCTGGTGTCTTGGTGCTTGA
- a CDS encoding aspartate aminotransferase family protein yields the protein MSGSALFETFSRAPLAFDHGEGSWLVTDKGERYLDFAGGIAVNSLGHGHPHLIAALTEQAAKLWHVSNLYEIPGQSRLGERLADATFADKVFFTNSGAEALECAIKTARRYHFVKGHPERFRTITFEGAFHGRTLATIAAGGQYKYLEGFGPKVEGFDQVGFDDIDAAEKAITPETAAILIEPVQGEGGIRPVPVQSLKRLRQLCDQHDLLLIYDEVQCGIGRTGKLFAHEWSGVTPDIMAIAKGIGGGFPMGACLATDEAAVGMTAGVHGTTFGGNPLAMAVGNAVLDVVLEEGFLEDVQRKALLIKQGLAAVADEFPEVIEDIRGTGLMLGLKCAMPNAKVNMALRDQHLLAVPAGDNVIRLLPPLTVTDSEIHDALDRIRAGAKGLVEAIASAAAK from the coding sequence GGGCGAGCGATATCTCGATTTCGCCGGCGGCATCGCGGTCAATTCGCTTGGCCACGGCCATCCGCACCTGATCGCGGCCCTCACCGAGCAGGCAGCCAAGCTCTGGCACGTTTCCAATCTTTACGAGATTCCCGGGCAGAGCCGGCTTGGCGAGCGGCTGGCCGATGCCACCTTCGCCGACAAGGTGTTCTTCACCAACTCCGGCGCCGAGGCGCTGGAATGCGCGATCAAGACGGCGCGGCGCTACCACTTTGTCAAGGGCCATCCCGAGCGCTTCCGCACCATCACCTTCGAGGGTGCTTTCCACGGCCGCACGCTGGCGACCATCGCGGCCGGTGGCCAGTACAAATACCTCGAGGGGTTCGGACCCAAGGTCGAAGGCTTCGACCAGGTCGGCTTCGACGACATCGATGCCGCCGAAAAGGCGATCACCCCGGAGACCGCCGCGATCCTGATCGAGCCGGTGCAGGGCGAGGGCGGCATCCGCCCGGTGCCGGTGCAATCGCTGAAGCGGCTGCGCCAGCTTTGCGACCAGCACGACCTGCTGCTGATCTATGACGAGGTCCAGTGCGGCATCGGCCGCACCGGCAAGCTGTTCGCGCATGAATGGTCAGGCGTCACGCCCGACATCATGGCCATTGCCAAGGGCATTGGCGGCGGCTTCCCGATGGGCGCCTGCCTTGCCACCGACGAAGCGGCCGTCGGCATGACCGCCGGCGTGCATGGCACCACCTTCGGCGGCAACCCGCTGGCCATGGCGGTCGGCAACGCCGTACTCGACGTGGTGCTCGAAGAGGGCTTCCTCGAGGACGTCCAGCGCAAGGCGCTGCTGATAAAGCAGGGACTTGCCGCCGTTGCCGACGAATTTCCCGAGGTCATCGAGGACATCAGGGGCACCGGGCTGATGCTCGGCCTCAAATGCGCAATGCCCAATGCCAAGGTGAACATGGCATTGCGCGACCAGCACCTGCTGGCGGTTCCGGCCGGCGACAACGTCATCCGCCTGTTGCCGCCGCTCACCGTCACCGATAGCGAGATCCACGACGCGCTCGATCGCATCCGCGCCGGCGCCAAGGGCCTGGTAGAGGCGATCGCCTCCGCCGCCGCGAAGTAA